The region GATTATAAGTTTGTAAATAGTACTGGGTTAAATAACTCAGACTTATTAGGACAGCACCCTCAAGGTACAGATGCGAATGAAGAAAATATGTTATCTGCTAGATCTTTAGCGTTACTTGCATATAACTTAATAAAAGATTATCCGGAAGTGTTAGATACTGCGAGTATCCCTTTTAAAATTTTCCGTGAAGGTACTTCAGATGCAATTCATATGCCAAACTGGAACTATATGTTACCAGGATTATCGCAAGAATACGCTGGTATTGATGGACTGAAAACAGGTATGACAGACTTAGCGAAAAACTGTTTTACAGGAACTGCTGTAAGAGATGGAATGCGATTAATCTCAGTCGTCATGAAATCTCCTACTAGAACGTCTCGTTTTACAGATACGAAAAAAATAATGGATTATGGATTTAGCAACTTTACAATAAAAGAATTGTATGGAGCAGACTATCAAATAGAAAATGCTTCACTACTAGATGTTGTCAAAGGGAAAGAAAAAACAGTTGAAATTAAATCGACAGATGCTTTAAAGATAGTTATGAAAATTGGCGAAGAAGAGTTTTATAAACCTGTCTATTACTTAAACGAAGAGCTTTTTACTGAAGATAATGAGCTGACAGCACCTATAAATAAAGGCGATAAAATAGGGTATATGACTGCTGAATACTCAGGTAAAGAAAGCTTTGGATTTATTACCGAAGCAGGAGAAAAATTAGAAAGAGTAGATGTTGTAACAACTGCTGATGTAGAGAAAGCTGGTTGGTTTACATTAATGTTGCGTGGAATTGGAGAGTTTTTCTCTAATATTTGGGCGAACATTGCACAATCTATTAGTAACCTATTTGCTTAAGCATTTCAATTTATATTGAAGTGCTTTCTTTTTTTTCTAAAATAGTGCAGAATATTGAATGGATAGTGGTAAAATAGGTATGGATTGTTAAGAGTTCAATTCATTGTCAAACAAATGCTTCTTGAGTAAAATGAAGCTAGAAACATACATATTAGGAGGAATTTTAAAATGGCTCAAATCGGTACTGATCGTGTAAAACGCGGCATGGCAGAAATGCAAAAAGGCGGCGTTATAATGGATGTTGTAAATGCTGAACAAGCAAAAATCGCTGAAGCTGCAGGGGCAGTTGCAGTTATGGCTTTAGAACGTGTTCCTGCAGATATTCGTGCAGCAGGTGGGGTTGCTCGTATGGCAGACCCAACAATTACAGAAGAAGTGTTAAATGCAGTTTCAATTCCAGTAATGGCAAAAGCACGTATTGGTCATATTGTTGAAGCAAGAGTATTAGAAGCAATGGGTGTTGATTATATTGATGAAAGTGAAGTATTAACTCCTGCTGATGAAGTATACCATTTAAATAAGAATGACTTTACTGTACCATTTGTTTGTGGTTGCCGTGATTTAGGAGAAGCTACTCGCCGTATTGCAGAAGGTGCAGCAATGCTTCGTACAAAAGGTGAGCCAGGTACTGGAAACATTGTAGAAGCTGTTCGTCACATGCGTACTGTACAAGCTCAAATTCGTAAAATTGTAACTATGTCTACAGACGAAATTATGACTGAAGCGAAAAACTTAGGTGCACCATATGAATTATTACTTCAAATTAAAAAAGAAGGTAAGTTACCAGTAGTAAACTTCGC is a window of Lottiidibacillus patelloidae DNA encoding:
- the pdxS gene encoding pyridoxal 5'-phosphate synthase lyase subunit PdxS → MAQIGTDRVKRGMAEMQKGGVIMDVVNAEQAKIAEAAGAVAVMALERVPADIRAAGGVARMADPTITEEVLNAVSIPVMAKARIGHIVEARVLEAMGVDYIDESEVLTPADEVYHLNKNDFTVPFVCGCRDLGEATRRIAEGAAMLRTKGEPGTGNIVEAVRHMRTVQAQIRKIVTMSTDEIMTEAKNLGAPYELLLQIKKEGKLPVVNFAAGGIATPADAALMMQLGADGVFVGSGIFKSDNPEKFARAIVEATTHYQDYKLIAELSKGLGTAMKGIEISTLDASQRMQERGW
- a CDS encoding serine hydrolase, producing the protein MIQLRLEKGRGETIVKTAKRLLTSLVIITLFLSLFPKTNFADDFLNLEGESAILIEAETGKILFQKYPDLMLPPASMTKMMTEYLVLEAVAQGKISWEQTTSISEFVYTISQFRELSNVPLRKDEQYTVKELYEAMAIYSANAATIALTELIAGSETNFVKMMNDKAAEMNLPDYKFVNSTGLNNSDLLGQHPQGTDANEENMLSARSLALLAYNLIKDYPEVLDTASIPFKIFREGTSDAIHMPNWNYMLPGLSQEYAGIDGLKTGMTDLAKNCFTGTAVRDGMRLISVVMKSPTRTSRFTDTKKIMDYGFSNFTIKELYGADYQIENASLLDVVKGKEKTVEIKSTDALKIVMKIGEEEFYKPVYYLNEELFTEDNELTAPINKGDKIGYMTAEYSGKESFGFITEAGEKLERVDVVTTADVEKAGWFTLMLRGIGEFFSNIWANIAQSISNLFA